Genomic segment of Nilaparvata lugens isolate BPH unplaced genomic scaffold, ASM1435652v1 scaffold8600, whole genome shotgun sequence:
CTTCTTCATGATGTTGTAGATTGTCTCTGATAATGATGGCACTCCCACCCCTCGCGACATTGCTGGGATGTAAAGCATGATAGATCTTAAAGcctttgaatttgataaacGATTGATTTGTAAAGTGAGTTTCAGATATaagacatatatatatattttttttctatatcTAGAACTGCTTCTAACTCCTGTTGCCGTTGTAACAATCCATTCgcgttccattccattatttttagtgaatgaatcatttgGATTTCAGTAGTCTACTCTGTTCCAACTTCTGAAATTTAGATTGTAGTGAGGTGATTATTTGCTCTTGTCTATCCAGTTTTGCCAAGATTagctgcaaaatattattggtgccttcttctacttcacttTTTGGCTCTTCCAATTTCGATCTATTTTCTTTTGAGACAATCTGGGCGAAAGTCAATTTCTTAACTGCACTACCATTGTTTAGATTGTGAGCTTCTGTATTTTCCGTGATTTTTGGTgggatattttgaatgattttctttcgtgaatctgcaatagttttttttttagtagaattcctgattttttgcaattcgaTTGCAACAGTGCAACCTCGATAGCTTGCTGGATGTGCTTCAccgcaatgaatacattttggtaGAGCATCGTTGGGTTTCAAACATTCCTTTGTTTGGTGTTTACCTGCACACTTAACACACCTAGGCTCcttgttacaatatttttgagTGTGGCCGTATGCTTGGCAACGTTTGCATTGCGGTATCAGATTGGCCTTCTTCAATGCTTCAACTTCCACTCTACAgccaagtatatttttcaattcaaatactgttTTTATATCTTCTTCCGCGCTGAATGATACCATGAACATATCTAATGGTTCTCttgtcttccacctcagcttgtTTACAACTTCAAGAACTTTCAAACCTTGTACTTTCAAATCTTCCAGGATCATTTCTGTACTACAAGAGTGATGAAGCTTTTTCTTTTTAATCATCACTCTTATTGGTCTCGGCTGTTTATCTTCATAGGAGTGCCAGTTGAGCCCATCTTCAATCAATTCTCTGGTAATATTCTGGTAAGTTTCGTAAGTTTCTGAATCAACTGCATTTACTTTTAATGTTTCTTTACTAAACAGTTTTATCCTAAATTTGTCAGCTGGtgacacttttttcaaactcGTAAGAAGTACATTCAGATTCTTAATACCATCCACAATGATTGGCGGTGgtggcatttctttcttcttcctcttctcctcctcactgATTGGTTTTTCCACAggagtgattttattattcaaattttgttgcttcTTTTTTGCAGACTCATTTTTGAGTTCTGGCGATGCGGTGCTAACCTTCCTCTTCTTGGTAGCCCGCTTAGTACGAGTTCTGATCCATTCAGTTTCTTTAGCCAAGTCTTCTTCATTTGTCGAGTAGTTCTCGGCTGCTGAGCTGGTAGGCTGTGGGCTATGGAtctttttctcaatattgagaAATCTTTTTTCCAAATCCTGCATTTTTTGCAAGAGTTCGGCGTTGCTTCTCTctagctccttcctcttctcatcagATTCCTTCCAGGCGATGAAAAGTACCTGCTCAGCTGAAGATTTGAGTTTATTTGCTTTGATGTATTGATCCGGTGAACACTGGATTTCTGGTGTATTTGCCATGTTGTTGGTGTCCATGCTCTCGTTAGTGGCTTCCTTTTCTTCTTGCTCTGATGCAGGAAAACTTGGTGGCTTCACTAAGTCGGACATAGTGCGATTTCGCTAccatacatttcaaacagcactCGTAATCAACACTCACGCACACGGAAACGCGAACGGAGCTATATTACCGCCGCGAAAAGCAGGTCGCTTCGCTTGCATAAAATACCGCGGTTGACGACCGATACTCgatgcaatatttttgttccactTTTAATCGCGAACAAACTGCTGACTCACTACTTCTACACTACACTATTACTACTCCACTATACGTCCGTTCTCTACGAGTTCTAGCGCAATACTGAAAATTCGGGgatgaaacagttttgggctgtgcctgttggtccttccccaatcattttaaagaattgagtactgtttatcaataaaaatacataACGAGCAAATTTGCTTAAAAGCATTATTGCTTTTTATTGGTGTATCATAATTTAGTAATTGTAATATTTCAACAGATTATGTTCATTCTTTACTCTCCCTCGACATGCATATAAATTAACCTACATTAAATCCCAATGATTACATTTTCTGAAAGCTTGTGTGAATTTGAAATCAGAATCATAAGTAGTATATTGAATATTACAATTGAGAAAAACTCAAATAGAAGAGTTATAAGCAATGTTTCTCcattggaaatattgtaaaacatTTCAAGTATATTCCATAATTGAAGCTATTAATTactgtttcaaaaaatcaatttctagaagaaaaacatgaaataccaccttattatatcaaaatataccaccttattatatcaaaattcaaaataataagtcAATCATTTATATCAGataatttgattaacattgagaaaaaacaaaaaaaagttAAAAGAAGAATACATAATTTGGTCAAATTAAATTACTACAGAATACATAAAAACTCTTCTGTCATAAacttttaaattgatatttcccTATGGAAAACATCATAAAATCAAGAGAGAGAAATCAGTTTGCTTACTCGCATGGAAGCTGGTCCTCATTCACAAAATGGTAGATTTTTCCCATTGAGTTATCCAGATCCAAAAACAACTCCACAAACATTTCTTGTACAAAATCAATTGGcctcatttcaatctgaaattgaaaaacaaaactgAAGTGAACACACGGTTTTTTACATATCACAGACGGTATTGTATACACGTTTATTGGAATATGGATTATAGATGTTTCTACTAGATGTTCATTTACTagcaaacattattttgttttaatgtgaAATGAAGAAGTTTCGCAAAGTAAGAAACTTGATAAAGAGCAGAAAGTTCCAGACTGAAAAATACAGAACAAACTCATCGAGGAAAAGAGAAAAATCTCAAAATATTTCTATCAAGTTTAGTTTTACAGTGAGATACAACACTATACAAATCCACCGGACTGTTCTGAATTGTGAGTGAAATTTCCATCTTTATTCAAGTGGCccttttccaatcaattttgaGCATACATACCTTCCATTTGATGTCAGGCACTGCCCCAGTTCTGATGACACCCTGGATCATGTGCAGAGTGAAATCTGACGGATTCCAACTCTTAGTACTGCCTGATAGATTGCCAAATCTGAAAAATGcacatttcattttgaaataacTCCGAAAATACAagcttgaaaaacaaaaataatctaaAACTAACTCCGaactatatttattttcaaataatccaGTTTAAGCTTTAGCAAATGATGTAGAGGTTTGAGTTACGAGAGAAGCTCAGCTGCCGTCTCGCAGCTGCAATTTCAAGATTTTTGTAGTGACTGAACAATCCACACACGAAAAtgttcatgaaaaattataatcttaCACTATGAAACTGTaaagatattattaataaaggAGCAGATTTGGGTATAAACCTGCTGTGTCTTTCGGTGAGTTGAATGATAAAATTGAGTCATGTAAAATGCTAAATAAggaaaaaagagataaaaatttCCATGTAATTTAGTGCTAACCTGTAAACAACACATGGCAATCCAGATTTAGCAGCGCGCAACACAAGTTGCTCGGCCAGCCATTTAGTTTGGCCGTAACCACTTTGAAGACGATCCACATGTGCAAACATGTCACTGTCCTCACCGCAACCCACCATACCGTCGGCAAATACTGCATTTGTACTGAAAACAGGGGAAAACATTCTATAAAGATCAAGAAAGTAGAACAATTTTAAACTCATGCACATCTCATAACgaggaaaccgtttgaactGGTGTAGTGATTGTTCAAGTaatgtccagtgaaagagcagagcagtgatttgTAATAGGTACCATtgctgaatgaataaatatattattcaaaaataacatTTCACACAATTGGTACAGCTGACACTGGATA
This window contains:
- the LOC120349185 gene encoding uncharacterized protein LOC120349185 (The sequence of the model RefSeq protein was modified relative to this genomic sequence to represent the inferred CDS: added 68 bases not found in genome assembly); this translates as MSDLVKPPSFPASEQEEKEATNESMDTNNMANTPEIQCSPDQYIKANKLKSSAEQVLFIAWKESDEKRKELERSNAELLQKMQDLEKRFLNIEKKIHSPQPTENYSTNEEELAKETEWIRTRTK